CACCTCCCATTGTTCCCGAAACACCTTCAACTCTTCTAATTACTGGTTTTATTTCATCTTCAAAAAAAGTTTTATATTCATCAATATGTCTTTTGTTTTCAGGTTTAGTTTGAAGCATCATCCAAATTACAGGACTTGCTGTTGCAGTTTCTATAACAGGTTCTTCCACATCATCAGGATAGGAGCTAACTTCATTTAACTTATTTGAAACATCTTGTAAAGCTGCTCTTAAATCTGTTCCCAATTTAAAAGTTAAAGTAATTTCACCTGAATCATCCATAGAGCTAGATTCATATTCAATTAAATTATTTAAACTTTTTAGGGCATCTTCTTGCTCTTCAATTATCTCCCTTTCAACCTCATAAGGAGTAGCACCTGGCCAAACAGTTGTTACTTTTATTTCTGGTTTTGTTACAGAAGGAGTTAATTGATAAGGAAGTTTTGATAAAGATAAAAAACCAAATAATACAACTATAAGAACTGAAACTATAATTGTAACTGGGTTTTTTATGGAAAACTTGATTAAATCCATTTATTTTTCCTATTTTTTATTTAATACTTGTACAGGAGAATCTGGGAATACCCTTTCATTTCCTTTACTAACTACATCCATGCCAACTGATAGACCTTCTCCTTGAATTGCTACTTTTTTTCCTAAATAACCAATCACTTGTACAGGTATCATTTTAGCTATCATTTTGTCTGTAACTATAAAGACAACATTTTGACCAAATCGTTTAATTACAGAATCTCTTGGTACAACTAATGCTTCTGTTTTTGCATTCTTTGATAATGAAACCTTTGCTTCTTGTCCATCAAAAATAAAACCATTATTTACATCTGCTTTAAACTTTACAGGAAAAGTTCTTGTTAATATATCCCCATTAGGAATTGCTGCAAGTAATTTTGCTTTTATAATTTCATTTCCAAGATAAATATCATAAATTTCATTTTTTCTAAGTCCATCAACAACAGATAAAGGAATGTTAAAAGTAATTTCTATTTTTGAAGTATCCACTACAGTTGCAACTTTACTTCCTGCATTTACCCACTCCCCTAAATCAACATATCTTTCAACAACAATTGCATTATAAGGTGCTTTTATTTTTTTCTTCTGGCTTTGTATTTGTAACTCTTTTAATGTAGCTTCTAAGGCTTGTACATTACTTAAACTAGAATCCTTTTTTAATAAAGCATCATCGTACTCTTTTTGAGTTATTGATTTCGTCTCTAAAAGTTTTTTATACCTCTTATAATCTTTAGATGAATTTTTATTTTCATCTTTTGCTGCTTTTAAATTAGCTTTTGCTGCTTTTATTTGAGCATTCAAAATATCAGCATCAATGTGAACTAAAGTTTTTCCTTTTTTTACCTTATCACCTAACTCAAAATTTATTGT
The DNA window shown above is from Halarcobacter mediterraneus and carries:
- a CDS encoding efflux RND transporter periplasmic adaptor subunit; this translates as MSKKIFSLSIFFLLLISAQGASLVEVSKIVKEEVNPLQEFVGTVKFDQKSVLAAQNSGVVKTINFELGDKVKKGKTLVHIDADILNAQIKAAKANLKAAKDENKNSSKDYKRYKKLLETKSITQKEYDDALLKKDSSLSNVQALEATLKELQIQSQKKKIKAPYNAIVVERYVDLGEWVNAGSKVATVVDTSKIEITFNIPLSVVDGLRKNEIYDIYLGNEIIKAKLLAAIPNGDILTRTFPVKFKADVNNGFIFDGQEAKVSLSKNAKTEALVVPRDSVIKRFGQNVVFIVTDKMIAKMIPVQVIGYLGKKVAIQGEGLSVGMDVVSKGNERVFPDSPVQVLNKK